ACCAATCGGGATCATCGAACgtgaaaaaaacgcaaaagctGAAGAGCATGTCGAAAGCAATGCAAAACACAGACCAGTCGGATACTGCGCTCGTGCGAATTACATCTCGCTTTGGTCGTTCCATCAGCCTGAAAGTGCCACAGTTTTAAAATCCCTACACTTCTTGTTGCTTAGGTAGTTTATATTATCTCATATCTTGCTAGCATTAGCCAACACACCCTCAGGGCAGGCCCAATGAGAAGGATAGGCGGATTAAGCATGGCATTAAATgctgaataaattaaaaagtaACAGCCACGGCCAGTTGCTTTCAGCATTAAAGCTAAAAATCGGCAAACTCTTTGGCGTACTCACACCGCGAGGCAATCTTCAAGCCTACTTCATCGTGGAAATCGAAAAGCGAAGCATCTCCGGGTCCTTCCAGTTTCGGTACGTAAGGTGCGACCAGTTCCCGGTTCAGTAGCGCATACCAGTTGACGCCCTTGAACCATCGGTGTTGCTTAATGTCGTCGGTTCCGTTGCGTAGATTACCATACCGGCGAGATAAATCTGTCTGCAGTAGGTTCTGAATCAGGTGACTTAGATCGGAATGAAAATGCTTCGGAAATTTGTACTTTTCTTTGCAGATACGCTCGAACATAGCCATCTGGTTGGTGCTCTGAACGTAGAACGGTGAGTATCCGGCGGACATCTCATACAATAGCACCCCGTACGACCACCAGTCGACACTTTTACCGTACCCTTTCGCCTGGATTATTTCCGGAGCCAAATATTCAGGGGTACCACACAGCGTCCAGGTACGTTCCTTCACTTGCTGTAAGAATAATGTACTTTTTACTAATGATTGTTCCGTCTGGTGCATCCTGAATCCATCTACCTTACAAAATCCAAAATCGGTCATCTTCACGTACCCACGGTAGTCGAGCAGCAGATTTTCTGGCTTCAAATCCCGATAGATCAGCCCGCAGGAATGCAAATATTCCAGAGCCAGTGCCACCTGTGCTCCGTAGAAGATCGCTTGTGGCTCATTGAATTTGTGGCAACTTCGCAGCACGGTAAACATTTCGCCCCCATTCACAAACGGCATCACGAGATAGATGTAGGAATTATCCTTGAAGCACGTTTCCAACCGTACCACAAAAGGAAAGTGTACGCTCTGCAAAATGCGCTTCTCATTGACCGTATGCTGCAGTTGTTTCTGGTGCATTATCCTGTCTTTCGAGAGGATCTTCATAGCAAAGAAATCATCGTTGGTCTTACGTTTGACGAGCTTCTGCAAATGAATAACATGGAGCATTATTAACCTACGAAGAGATAAACCATCAAGCGATTACCACGACTCCGAAGGCGCCAGACCCAAGGATGCGCAGGTACTCGTATTCTGTATGGCACGCATCCTTGGCCGGTATGTGTTCATTGTATTTTCGTTCGAAATCCGCTTTCAGCCGCTGTAAAACGAGCCGATAATCGCTGCTCTGCGTAAATTTCTGTACTACTTCTTTCGTCATTTTCGTCGGATTCGCCGTTCACGCCTCAAAACCTGCAACGTTGTAACGATCAAGGATGATTTGATCCGTTGCTGCATCTGCGGTTATCCTTTTTGCGCAATTCAAAAATCATTCACTTCTCACGCTCACGGCAGTCGCGTGAGCCGTTTTTCTCACCGAATCGAAATGTTTACAAACAACCGCTTTCCGCAACTCGTTTTACGAagtcacggtcacggtcgaATCG
The sequence above is a segment of the Anopheles darlingi chromosome 2, idAnoDarlMG_H_01, whole genome shotgun sequence genome. Coding sequences within it:
- the LOC125948400 gene encoding cAMP-dependent protein kinase catalytic subunit alpha-like, whose translation is MTKEVVQKFTQSSDYRLVLQRLKADFERKYNEHIPAKDACHTEYEYLRILGSGAFGVVKLVKRKTNDDFFAMKILSKDRIMHQKQLQHTVNEKRILQSVHFPFVVRLETCFKDNSYIYLVMPFVNGGEMFTVLRSCHKFNEPQAIFYGAQVALALEYLHSCGLIYRDLKPENLLLDYRGYVKMTDFGFCKQVKERTWTLCGTPEYLAPEIIQAKGYGKSVDWWSYGVLLYEMSAGYSPFYVQSTNQMAMFERICKEKYKFPKHFHSDLSHLIQNLLQTDLSRRYGNLRNGTDDIKQHRWFKGVNWYALLNRELVAPYVPKLEGPGDASLFDFHDEVGLKIASRCEYAKEFADF